In Brassica rapa cultivar Chiifu-401-42 chromosome A06, CAAS_Brap_v3.01, whole genome shotgun sequence, a single window of DNA contains:
- the LOC103827824 gene encoding uncharacterized protein At4g15970 yields the protein MSSSSSSSSSSSSWSRSKFLDSVFMVGQKEVTRILILFLGLTASYVSCLVLYKTAYPLQRLNVNNLSSLNASPSSQLPNINSSEISQETAKPMISFKEILENASNENNTVIITTLNQAWAEPNSLFDLFLESFRIGQGTQQLLKHVVVVCLDRKAFERCSQLHTNCYQIETSETDFSGEKVYNTPDYLKMMWRRIELLTQVLEMGFNFIFTDADIMWLRDPFPRLYPDGDFQMACDRFFGDPFDSNNWVNGGFTYVRSNNRSVEFYKLWHKSRLDYPELHDQDVFNRIKHKPFITEIGIQMRFFDTVYFGGFCQTSRDINLVCTMHANCCIGLEKKLHDLNLVLDDWRKYLSLSEHVQNTTWSAPMKCLED from the exons atgagttcttcgtcttcgtcttcctcttcctcttcttcttggtcTCGCAGTAAATTTCTTGATTCAGTATTTATGGTCGGACAAAAGGAAGTAACAAGAATCTTGATTCTGTTTCTTGGTTTGACTGCttcat ACGTTTCATGTCTTGTTTTATACAAAACAGCTTATCCTCTGCAACGACTTAACGTCAACAATCTCAGTTCTCTTAACGCTTCTCCATCTTCACAATTGCCAAATATCAACTCATCAGAGATTTCTCAAGAAACA GCTAAACCAATGATCAGTTTCAAGGAGATTTTGGAGAATGCGTCGAATGAGAACAATACAGTGATTATAACGACACTGAATCAAGCTTGGGCAGAACCAAACTCTTTGTTCGATCTCTTCTTAGAGAGTTTTCGTATCGGACAAGGAACACAACAACTGTTGAAACATGTAGTAGTGGTTTGCTTGGATCGCAAGGCGTTTGAACGATGCTCACAACTTCATACTAACTGTTACCAAATTGAAACCTCAGAAACTGATTTCTCCGGAGAGAAAGTTTACAACACTCCTGATTATCTCAAGATGATGTGGCGCAGAATCGAGCTTCTTACACAAGTTCTCGAGATGGGTTTTAACTTCATATTTACG GACGCAGACATAATGTGGCTTCGAGATCCATTTCCTCGGCTATATCCAGATGGAGATTTTCAAATGGCATGTGATAGATTCTTTGGAGATCCTTTCGATTCAAACAATTGGGTCAATGGTGGCTTCACATACGTGAGATCAAACAATAGAAGCGTTGAGTTTTACAAACTCTGGCACAAATCTCGTCTAGACTATCCAGAGTTACACGACCAAGATGTGTTCAATAGAATCAAGCACAAGCCTTTTATCACTGAGATTGGGATTCAAATGAGATTCTTTGATACCGTTTACTTTGGTGGGTTTTGTCAAACGAGCAGAGACATCAACTTGGTATGCACGATGCATGCAAATTGTTGCATCGGATTAGAGAAGAAGCTTCATGATCTGAATCTTGTTCTTGATGATTGGAGAAAGTATCTGTCTTTGTCGGAACATGTGCAGAACACGACTTGGAGTGCTCCTATGAAGTGTTTGGAGGATTAA
- the LOC103827822 gene encoding uncharacterized protein LOC103827822, with product MDLAAEELQFLSIGGILRESTTIPKFSPRTFYLITLTLIFPLSFAILAHSLFTQPILNQLDAAPPSADQSQTNHQWTLLFVYQFIYIIFLFAFSLLSTAAVVFTVASLYTSKPVSFSSTMSAIPLVLKRLFITFLWVSLCMLLYNSVFLMFLVILIVAIDLQSVILAVFSMVVIFVLFLGVHVYMTAWWHLASVVSVLEPVYGIAAMRKSYELLKGRTHMACSMVFMYLALCGFIAGVFGGVVVRGGDEFGLFARIVVGGFLVGVLVIVNLVGLLVQSVFYYVCKSFHHQAIDKSALHDHLGGYLGDYVPLKSSVQMENFDI from the coding sequence ATGGATCTCGCGGCGGAGGAGCTACAGTTTCTCAGCATCGGAGGCATACTCCGTGAATCCACCACGATCCCCAAATTCTCCCCGAGAACATTCTACCTcataaccctaaccctaatctTCCCTCTCTCCTTCGCCATCCTCGCTCACTCCCTCTTCACGCAACCCATCCTTAACCAGCTCGACGCCGCTCCTCCCTCCGCCGACCAGTCCCAGACCAACCACCAGTGGACTCTCCTCTTCGTCTACCAATTCATCTACATCATCTTCCTCTTCGCCTTCTCCCTCCTCTCCACCGCCGCCGTCGTCTTCACCGTCGCCTCCCTCTACACCAGCAAACCCGTCTCCTTCTCCTCCACAATGTCCGCCATCCCTCTCGTTCTCAAACGCCTCTTCATCACGTTCCTATGGGTTTCCCTCTGTATGCTCCTCTACAACTCCGTCTTCTTGATGTTTCTCGTGATCTTGATCGTGGCCATCGATCTTCAGAGCGTGATCCTCGCTGTCTTCTCGATGGTTGTGATCTTCGTTCTGTTTCTTGGTGTTCATGTTTACATGACCGCTTGGTGGCATTTAGCTAGCGTTGTCTCTGTTCTCGAGCCTGTCTATGGGATCGCTGCTATGAGGAAGAGCTATGAGTTGCTTAAAGGAAGGACTCACATGGCGTGTTCTATGGTGTTTATGTATCTTGCTCTTTGCGGGTTCATCGCTGGTGTTTTCGGAGGTGTGGTGGTTCGTGGAGGAGATGAGTTCGGGTTGTTTGCGAGGATTGTTGTTGGAGGGTTCTTGGTTGGTGTGTTAGTCATTGTGAATCTTGTTGGGTTGCTTGTGCAGAGTGTGTTTTACTATGTCTGCAAGAGCTTTCACCATCAGGCGATTGATAAGTCGGCGCTGCACGATCATCTCGGTGGGTATCTTGGTGACTATGTGCCTTTGAAGAGCAGTGTTCAGATGGAGAATTTTGACATTTGA
- the LOC103827825 gene encoding uncharacterized protein At4g15970, with amino-acid sequence MNSSSSSSSSSRRKFLDTGFAIGQKEIIRILILFLVLTASCLFLYKTAYPLQQLSFNNLTSLLASSSPETIKPDIALRKILENASNENNTVIITTLNQAWAEPKSIFDLFLESFRLGQGTQKLLKHVVVVCLDPKAFERCTQLHSNCYYLKTTNTDFSGDKAYNTPDYVNMMWRRIELLIQVLEMGFNFIFTDTDVMWLRDPFPRLYPDGDFQMACDKYFGNPTSFDNWANGGFVYVRSNNRSIEFYKFWYKSRQNYSWLHDQDVFNRIKNDPFISKIGVKIRFFDTVYICGFCEPSKDINLVCTMHGNCCLGLEKKIHDLNLILDDWRKYMSLSKHVQNTTWSAPLRCLEK; translated from the exons atgaattcgtcttcctcctcttcatcttcttctcgcAGGAAGTTTCTGGATACAGGATTTGCGATCGgacaaaaagaaataataagaaTCTTGATTCTGTTTCTTGTTTTGACGGCTTCATGTCTGTTTTTATACAAAACAGCGTATCCTCTGCAACAACTTTCTTTCAACAATCTCACCTCTCTACTCGCTTCTTCATCTCCAGAAACG ATAAAACCAGATATCGCTTTAAGGAAGATTTTGGAGAATGCGTCGAATGAGAACAATACAGTGATTATAACGACACTAAATCAAGCTTGGGCAGAACCAAAATCCATATTTGATCTCTTCTTAGAGAGTTTTCGTCTTGGACAAGGAACACAAAAGCTTCTGAAACATGTGGTAGTGGTTTGTTTGGATCCCAAGGCGTTTGAACGATGCACACAACTTCATTCTAATTGCTATTACCTTAAAACCACGAACACTGATTTCTCTGGGGATAAAGCTTACAACACTCCTGATTATGTCAACATGATGTGGCGCAGAATCGAGCTGCTTATTCAAGTTCTCGAAATGGGTTTTAACTTCATATTCACG gacactGATGTAATGTGGCTTAGAGATCCATTTCCCCGACTATATCCAGATGGAGACTTTCAAATGGCGTGTGATAAGTATTTTGGAAACCCTACCAGTTTTGACAACTGGGCCAACGGAGGTTTCGTATACGTGAGATCAAACAATCGAAGCATCGAGTTTTACAAATTCTGGTACAAATCTCGTCAGAATTATTCATGGTTGCATGATCAAGATGTGTTCAACAGGATCAAGAACGACCCTTTTATATCTAAGATCGGCGTCAAGATTAGATTCTTTGATACGGTCTACATTTGTGGGTTTTGTGAACCTAGCAAAGACATAAACTTGGTTTGCACAATGCATGGTAATTGTTGCCTTGGTCTGGAGAAGAAGATTCATGATCTGAATCTTATTCTTGATGATTGGAGAAAGTATATGTCGTTGTCAAAGCATGTGCAGAACACGACTTGGAGTGCTCCTTTGAGGTGCCTGgagaaataa
- the LOC103827823 gene encoding probable polygalacturonase At3g15720, translated as MKSSYLRHRMEIIVRVVFVLTLLNFGFVNSQIYDVLKFGAEGDGTTDDSKAFVAAWKAMCSSGGSNKTLLIPSDNTFLLQPLVFQGPCNSPSVQVQLDGKIVAPLNKAAWSGLKSYEWVSFHKIIGLTVLGSGTINGRGSSFWEANMPASKRPTQLHFKGCNNLEINGITSFDSPRNHISIRDCRQVKITQIKLIAPGDSPNTDGIDISTSTNVEIYDTIVGTGDDCVALNSGSININITRMQCGPGHGISVGSLGRDGEESIVENVQVTNCTFSETTNGARIKTWPNGKGYARNIVFKDITLTETKNPIIIDQHYMDKGHIHVEESSAVAISNVIFTDIHGTSQKDEIIKIDCSGVTSCKDIVLDRIDITTVDGNKPIIECSNAYGKSTNTYDGCLKTK; from the exons atGAAATCATCGTATCTTCGTCACAGAATG GAAATCATAGTACGTGTTGTGTTCGTGTTGACGTTACTCAATTTTGGATTTGTAAATAGTCAAATTTATGATGTCCTTAAATTTGGTGCCGAGGGAGATGGTACAACCGATGATTCAAAG gcTTTTGTAGCAGCATGGAAAGCTATGTGCAGTAGTGGTGGGAGTAATAAAACACTCCTTATACCTTCAGATAATACCTTTTTACTACAACCTCTAGTGTTTCAAGGTCCTTGTAACTCTCCATCTGTACAAGTTCAG TTGGACGGAAAGATTGTCGCCCCTCTTAACAAAGCAGCATGGTCAGGCTTGAAGTCATACGAATGGGTCAGTTTTCATAAAATCATCGGCCTAACGGTCCTTGGTTCAGGAACAATCAATGGACGTGGTTCATCTTTCTGGGAg GCCAATATGCCAGCATCTAAACGCCCTACT caATTGCATTTTAAAGGATGCAATAATCTTGAAATAAATGGAATAACCTCATTCGATAGCCCGAGAAATCATATCTCAATCCGCGATTGCAGACAAGTGAAAATCACGCAGATAAAACTTATTGCGCCTGGTGATAGTCCTAACACCGATGGAATTGATATTTCAACATCAACTAATGTAGAAATATATGATACTATAGTTGGAACTG GAGATGATTGTGTAGCTTTAAACAGTGGAAGTATAAATATCAACATCACAAGGATGCAATGTGGTCCTGGACATGGAATAAG TGTGGGAAGTTTaggaagagatggagaagaatCTATAGTTGAGAACGTCCAAGTGACTAACTGTACTTTCAGTGAGACGACCAATGGAGCGAGAATTAAGACATGGCCG AATGGAAAAGGATATGCAAGGAATATAGTTTTCAAGGATATCACGCTCACTGAAACCAAAAATCCAATTATAATCGATCAACACTATATGGACAAGGGACATATCCACGTAGAG GAATCATCAGCAGTGGCGATAAGCAACGTGATATTCACAGATATTCATGGAACGTCACAAAAAGATGAGATTATAAAGATAGATTGCAGCGGAGTCACATCTTGCAAAGATATTGTTCTAGATAGAATTGATATTACTACGGTCGATGGAAATAAGCCAATAATTGAATGCAGTAACGCGTATGGAAAGTCGACGAATACTTATGATGGTTGCTTGAAGACAAAGtaa
- the LOC103827820 gene encoding putative F-box/FBD/LRR-repeat protein At5g44950 isoform X2, producing MSSDRLSDLPDPLLTQILSHLPIIDSVKTSVLSKRWESLWLTVSTLDLNDRDIAPPYKKLFATFIDSFLDHNFESPLLQSLKIKYDECNVNLFPISEWIATAVDLRGIHHLDVEIQNPMHVVDFTPASVYKSKTLVSLKLSHVRVRNLMEVVSLPCLRLMSLENVCYGKEGDLCVEKLISGCPVLEDLELVRKCDDMVKTLRVRSQSLKMFRLEFRSGMGGGVEIDAPGLEYMSFKDCQSDRIVVKNLNSLVKIDVDSGFNVKFGDSEDLIKSDTIRDFFTGVSSVRQMIISQPTLEILYRYSELVPVAEFQRLYHLQAAFSTSSLQLLPAFLESCPNLKSLVLDFSVSAESEQINLTNVPRCLTSTLECVEINKLITKEETGIKLVNYFLENAAVLKKLSVSFTDSPMADEDLDTYKELLTSTKRSRICQVFIS from the exons ATGAGTTCCGACAGACTCAGCGACTTGCCCGATCCTTTGCTAACTCAGATCCTCTCCCACCTTCCGATCATCGATTCCGTCAAAACAAGCGTCCTCTCAAAGCGATGGGAGTCCCTCTGGCTCACCGTCTCAACACTCGACCTAAACGACAGAGACATCGCTCCACCTTACAAGAAACTCTTCGCGACCTTCATCGACTCCTTCCTCGACCACAACTTCGAATCACCCCTCCTCCAAAGCCTCAAGATCAAGTACGACGAGTGCAACGTGAACCTCTTCCCGATCAGCGAGTGGATCGCCACAGCCGTTGATCTCCGCGGGATCCACCATCTCGACGTCGAGATTCAGAATCCGATGCACGTCGTTGACTTCACGCCCGCGAGCGTTTACAAGAGCAAGACGTTGGTGTCGTTGAAACTTAGCCACGTGAGGGTTAGGAATCTGATGGAAGTCGTTTCTCTGCCTTGTCTTAGGCTCATGTCTCTAGAGAACGTTTGTTACG GTAAAGAAGGTGATTTGTGCGTGGAGAAGCTTATCTCAGGCTGTCCCGTTCTTGAAGATCTTGAACTGGTGAGGAAGTGTGATGATATGGTGAAGACTCTGCGTGTGAGGTCTCAGAGTTTGAAGATGTTTCGTTTAGAGTTTCGTTCGGGGATGGGCGGTGGTGTTGAGATTGATGCTCCTGGGCTTGAGTATATGAGTTTTAAAGATTGTCAGTCTGATAGGATTGTGGTGAAGAACTTGAACTCATTGGTGAAGATTGATGTTGATAGTGGGTTTAATGTTAAGTTTGGTGACAGTGAGGATCTTATAAAGAGTGATACTATCCGTGATTTTTTCACGGGGGTTTCTAGTGTAAGACAGATGATCATCTCTCAGCCTACTCTAGAG ATTCTTTATCGCTATTCCGAACTGGTACCGGTTGCTGAATTTCAGAGATTATATCATTTGCAGGCTGcgttttcgacctcatcgttacAGTTATTGCCAGCCTTTCTTGAGAGCTGCCCGAATCTGAAAAGCCTGGTCTTG GACTTTTCTGTTTCAGCGGAGTCAGAGCAGATCAATCTTACCAATGTGCCTCGTTGTTTAACATCGACTTTGGAGTGTGTTGAGATTAACAAACTGATTACGAAGGAAGAAACTGGGATAAAACTAGTGAATTACTTTCTTGAGAATGCAGCAGTACTCAAGAAACTTTCTGTGAGTTTCACTGATTCTCCTATGGCCGACGAGGATTTAGATACCTACAAGGAGCTTCTCACATCTACAAAGCGTTCTCGCATATGTCAAGTTTTCATCAGCTGA
- the LOC103827820 gene encoding putative F-box/FBD/LRR-repeat protein At5g44950 isoform X1: MSSDRLSDLPDPLLTQILSHLPIIDSVKTSVLSKRWESLWLTVSTLDLNDRDIAPPYKKLFATFIDSFLDHNFESPLLQSLKIKYDECNVNLFPISEWIATAVDLRGIHHLDVEIQNPMHVVDFTPASVYKSKTLVSLKLSHVRVRNLMEVVSLPCLRLMSLENVCYGTPLGKEGDLCVEKLISGCPVLEDLELVRKCDDMVKTLRVRSQSLKMFRLEFRSGMGGGVEIDAPGLEYMSFKDCQSDRIVVKNLNSLVKIDVDSGFNVKFGDSEDLIKSDTIRDFFTGVSSVRQMIISQPTLEILYRYSELVPVAEFQRLYHLQAAFSTSSLQLLPAFLESCPNLKSLVLDFSVSAESEQINLTNVPRCLTSTLECVEINKLITKEETGIKLVNYFLENAAVLKKLSVSFTDSPMADEDLDTYKELLTSTKRSRICQVFIS, translated from the exons ATGAGTTCCGACAGACTCAGCGACTTGCCCGATCCTTTGCTAACTCAGATCCTCTCCCACCTTCCGATCATCGATTCCGTCAAAACAAGCGTCCTCTCAAAGCGATGGGAGTCCCTCTGGCTCACCGTCTCAACACTCGACCTAAACGACAGAGACATCGCTCCACCTTACAAGAAACTCTTCGCGACCTTCATCGACTCCTTCCTCGACCACAACTTCGAATCACCCCTCCTCCAAAGCCTCAAGATCAAGTACGACGAGTGCAACGTGAACCTCTTCCCGATCAGCGAGTGGATCGCCACAGCCGTTGATCTCCGCGGGATCCACCATCTCGACGTCGAGATTCAGAATCCGATGCACGTCGTTGACTTCACGCCCGCGAGCGTTTACAAGAGCAAGACGTTGGTGTCGTTGAAACTTAGCCACGTGAGGGTTAGGAATCTGATGGAAGTCGTTTCTCTGCCTTGTCTTAGGCTCATGTCTCTAGAGAACGTTTGTTACG GTACGCCTCTGGGTAAAGAAGGTGATTTGTGCGTGGAGAAGCTTATCTCAGGCTGTCCCGTTCTTGAAGATCTTGAACTGGTGAGGAAGTGTGATGATATGGTGAAGACTCTGCGTGTGAGGTCTCAGAGTTTGAAGATGTTTCGTTTAGAGTTTCGTTCGGGGATGGGCGGTGGTGTTGAGATTGATGCTCCTGGGCTTGAGTATATGAGTTTTAAAGATTGTCAGTCTGATAGGATTGTGGTGAAGAACTTGAACTCATTGGTGAAGATTGATGTTGATAGTGGGTTTAATGTTAAGTTTGGTGACAGTGAGGATCTTATAAAGAGTGATACTATCCGTGATTTTTTCACGGGGGTTTCTAGTGTAAGACAGATGATCATCTCTCAGCCTACTCTAGAG ATTCTTTATCGCTATTCCGAACTGGTACCGGTTGCTGAATTTCAGAGATTATATCATTTGCAGGCTGcgttttcgacctcatcgttacAGTTATTGCCAGCCTTTCTTGAGAGCTGCCCGAATCTGAAAAGCCTGGTCTTG GACTTTTCTGTTTCAGCGGAGTCAGAGCAGATCAATCTTACCAATGTGCCTCGTTGTTTAACATCGACTTTGGAGTGTGTTGAGATTAACAAACTGATTACGAAGGAAGAAACTGGGATAAAACTAGTGAATTACTTTCTTGAGAATGCAGCAGTACTCAAGAAACTTTCTGTGAGTTTCACTGATTCTCCTATGGCCGACGAGGATTTAGATACCTACAAGGAGCTTCTCACATCTACAAAGCGTTCTCGCATATGTCAAGTTTTCATCAGCTGA